From the Ascaphus truei isolate aAscTru1 chromosome 15, aAscTru1.hap1, whole genome shotgun sequence genome, one window contains:
- the LOC142466946 gene encoding uncharacterized protein LOC142466946, whose protein sequence is MNVITQAPSGGGPSFLLATQSSLFLLGLLKYADPQRSRGTAHVLESTWARQQKRIQTGERPHVCGDCEKGFSDLSSLNTHQRTHTGERPHLCGECGKGFSLLSHLNTHKRTHTGERPHVCEECGKRFSQLSHLNTHKRTHTGERPHVCGECGKGFSQLSSLNTHQRTHTGERPHVCGECGKGFSQLSSLRTHKTTHTGERPHVCGVCGKGFSQASSLNTHQRTHTGERPHVCGECGKGFSDLSKLNIHQRTHTGERPHVCGECGKGFSDLSSLYTHKKTHTGERPHVCGECRKGFSQLSSLNTHQRTHTGERPHVCGECGKGFSVSSSLDTHKRTHTGERPHVCGECGMGFSDLSCLNTHKRTHTGERPHVCGECGKGFSNLSKLNIHKRTHTGERPHVCGECGKGFSDLSSLNKHKRTHTGERPHVCGVCGKGFSQASSLNTHQRTHTGERPHVCGECGKGFSDLSKLNIHQRTHTGERPHVCGECGKGFSDLSKLNIHQRTHTGERPHICGECGKGFSQSSIHPEETHEDTHKGGTYL, encoded by the coding sequence AAGAGAATACAGaccggggagagaccgcatgtatgtggggattgtgagaagggatttagtgacttatccagcctgaacacacaccagaggacacacacaggggagagaccgcatctatgtggggaatgtggaaaagGATTTAGtctgttatcccacctgaacacacacaagaggacacacacaggggagagaccgcatgtatgtgaggAATGTGGTAAaagatttagtcagttatcccacctgaacacacacaagaggacacacacaggggagagaccgcatgtatgtggggaatgtgggaagggatttagtcagttatccagcctgaacacacaccagaggacacatacaggggagagaccgcatgtatgtggggaatgtgggaagggatttagtcagttatccagcctgaggaCACACAAgacgacacacacaggggagagaccgcatgtatgtggggtatgtgggaagggatttagtcaggcatcaagcctgaacacacaccagaggacacacacaggggagagaccgcatgtatgtggggaatgtgggaagggatttagtgacttgtcCAAGCTGAACATAcaccagaggacacacacaggggagagaccgcatgtatgtggggaatgtgggaagggatttagtgacttatccagtctgtacacacacaagaagacacacacaggagagagaccgcatgtatgtggggaatgtaggaagggatttagtcagttatccagcctgaacacacaccagaggacacacacaggggagagaccacatgtatgtggggaatgtgggaagggatttagtgtgtcatccagcctcgacacacacaagaggacacacacaggagagagaccgcatgtatgtggggaatgtgggatgggatttagtgacttatcctgCCTGAACacgcacaagaggacacacacaggggagagaccgcatgtatgtggggaatgtgggaagggatttagtaactTATCCAAGCTGAatatacacaagaggacacacacaggggagagaccgcatgtatgtggggaatgtgggaagggatttagtgacttatccagcctgaacaaacacaagaggacacacacaggggagagaccgcatgtatgtggggtatgtgggaagggatttagtcaggcatcaagcctgaacacacaccagaggacacacacaggggagagaccgcatgtatgtggggaatgtgggaagggatttagtgacttgtcCAAGCTGAACATAcaccagaggacacacacaggggagagaccgcatgtatgtggggaatgtgggaagggatttagtgacttgtcCAAGCTGAACATAcaccagaggacacacacaggggagagaccgcatatatgtggggaatgtgggaagggatttagtcagtcatCCATCCATCCTGAGGAGacacacgaggacacacacaAGGGAGGGACCTatctctaa